Proteins from a single region of Mytilus trossulus isolate FHL-02 chromosome 2, PNRI_Mtr1.1.1.hap1, whole genome shotgun sequence:
- the LOC134705730 gene encoding uncharacterized protein LOC134705730, whose product MDKANYIGEAVRQLSDERFYKKLDYDPTSEFSSKIITALQTMYNDGHIDEDTIGYLKPENAKPGRLYLLPKIHKVNNPGRPIVSANGHPTEKISEYVDFHLRSHVENLPSHIQDTTDYLRKMESMNPLPPETLLFTLDVTSLYTNIRHDDGIQSCREIWDSRNILEPPTECLVQLLTLVLKCNNFTFNGEHYLQINGTAMGTKMAPSYANIFMGKLEKHIIATSLSKPLSWFRFIDDVDMKWIESQQKLDDFIRHANNAHHSIKFTYEISDSKISFLDTTTSIKDGVISTDLYCKPTDKHQYLSPQSFHPKHCTKSIPYSQALRVKRICSSEEAVTKRLQELRGFLTKRGYKKLDIDKGNGVNGIKKDLSYIFVLRANEKEMFVILNRVITVYTNSVL is encoded by the exons ATGGACAAAGCTAACTACATCGGGGAAGCAGTGCGTCAGCTCTCTGATGAGAGATTTTATAAGAAGCTAGACTATGACCCTACTTCCGAGTTTAGCTCCAAAATTATCACTGCGTTACAAACCATGTACAATGACGGTCACATAGATGAGGATacaattggttatttaaagcCAGAGAATGCCAAGCCTGGTCGATTGTATCTTCTTCCCAAAATACACAAGGTTAACAACCCTGGTAGACCCATTGTATCCGCAAACGGCCATCCGACTGAGAAAATCTCGGAATACGTCGATTTTCATTTAAGATCTCATGTAGAAAATCTTCCTTCCCACATTCAAGACACTACAGATTATCTTCGTAAAATGGAATCCATGAACCCTCTTCCTCCGGAAACCCTCCTTTTCACTTTAGATGTCACCTCATTGTATACCAACATACGTCATGATGACGGCATACAATCTTGTAGGGAAATATGGGACTCGCGCAACATTTTAGAACCACCTACTGAATGTTTAGTCCAGCTGCTTACTCTGGTCCTGAAATGCAACAATTTCACCTTTAATGGTGAGCATTACCTTCAAATTAACGGGACAGCGATGGGGACGAAAATGGCACCGTCTTACGCCAATATTTTCATGGGCAAATTAGAAAAACATATTATTGCAACATCTTTATCCAAACCTTTGTCTTGGTTCCGTTTCATTGatgatgttgacatgaaatggATTGAATCTCAACAAAAACTGGATGATTTCATCAGACATGCAAACAACGCCCaccattcaattaaatttacgtATGAAATTTCCGACTCTAAGATATCTTTCTTAGACACAACCACATCTATAAAGGACGGTGTCATATCAACAGACCTCTACTGTAAACCCACAGATAAACATCAATACCTTTCTCCCCAAAGCTTTCACCCAAAACACTGTACAAAAAGTATACCGTACAGTCAAGCTCTCAGAGTCAAGCGGATTTGCTCCTCTGAGGAGGCTGTCACGAAACGGTTACAGGAACTTCGcggatttttgacaaaacgagGTTATAAGAAATTGGACATAGATAAGGG CAATGGAGTTAATGGAATCAAGAAGGATCTGTCTTACATCTTTGTACTTAGggcaaatgaaaaagaaatgtttgttatccTCAACAGGGTAATTACAGTTTACACAAACAGTGTTCTCTGA